Within the Megalopta genalis isolate 19385.01 chromosome 11, iyMegGena1_principal, whole genome shotgun sequence genome, the region TTATCGATGCTTCGCTCAGCTTTAAAACACGTTCGTATTATCTGCACATTGCACAGGTGCTTCGGGATCACCTTCGACAGAACCGTCGAAAAATGAAGCTCGGCGTTCAGAAATGTAATATATCGAGACCATAAAAAGCTCGCTGTTGCAGGAAGTAACTATTTCTGGATCGTCCTGAATTTTTATGATTTCAACCAAATTCTCGTCGCGACAAGACATTATCAAATTATTGTTTAAATCACGGCAACATCGACAATTCCCTGTTCGGAGCCAATCGGGTGGACCGGGTATTATCGGTGCACAAACAGATAGCAATTTGATAATCGTTGGGGAACTGACTTGCGGATAAAACGGCTCTGCAGCGCGAAAAGTATTAAAACAGAATCGAGCCGGCAATATCGGCGGGGGTGGGCGCGTGCATCCACGTATAAACTGCAATTCCGTTGGGGACGATCGATCGGACGGTTTGACAACCGTTAACGATGGTCCATCTTTAATTATCCCGTGCAGTCGAGCGCGTTATTCGAGCGTTCGTTATGGTAACGAGCTCGCGAGTTTCGAGGAGAGTAACCTAGACCCGGTGAACTTGGGTCGCGATCTATTTCTGCTTCTGGATTTATTATTACCCGATCTCCAAAGTTTCCGCGGCCTCGTCCGTTACACCTcgtttccttccttccttccttcctgaCATTTCGCAGAAATCCGCGTTCGAGTTCGTCCCGTCTGACCAGGAATCTGATACCGCGATTCACGCTCGAGCGACTCCACGATCGCGGGGTCCCCGGTTAATTGGATCGGTCCTAGGCAGTCGGCCGAACGCGAAACGAACTGGAAATGAGAGCCGAAAAACCGATTGACGCCCCATTAAGCCCCATTCGCACGCGTCCAATCGGAAACGAACTCTCGCGAATTACGTCCTGGATCCCCGTTGAGACTCGCGGAAACGACAATTCGCAATTTACGCGCGTTCCGCGGTCCCTTTTCGAAACAGTTTTAACGAGAGCCGAGGCAACGAACCGTTCATAATTTCGAGTAATTACGCAGCACGGGTTTTTGTTTCGATCTCTACGTGCCGGGAGATTTTATTTTCGAGCCCGGAGGGCTGTCGCGACCGCGGCGAATTTCGCTGGAGACCGAGCGTTTTGAAAATTTCCTTTTGAATTGTCGGAATGCGCCGCGCGGATCGTTTAATTAAGATTCGAGTCGTCGGGCTCGGGTGAGAGCGTGGGCGGATTTTCTGCTCCGCGTTGGAACGTGACGCGGGGGCCGCTATTCCTTTTTCACTTCTTGCGTTTCAgaggaggaaatacgattacTGGGTCAGGTAGATTTCCCGCAGCAGAGGTGCATTAACTACTTGACGCCCGACGAAGCTCACGAAGAGATCCGCGCCGCCTGGCAAAACCGTGAGTATGATTGACACCCCCTTTCTTTCCCCCTCGTACTTCATCGATCTCGGTACTGGCGCCAGTCGTATCGTTTCATTCGCGACGGCCATTCTGTAGAATCTGCCACAATGATTTCCGATGACACGTGTCGCCGAGACCGATCGCAAATTGGAAAAGATCTTTTGCACTGCACAGTGGTCTGGAAACTCGTTTGCCGTGGCCGACATTACAGTTTCAAGGTATTGACGATTAACGCTAGGTTTACGGAACACGTTATTTTATAAAGATACATATATGGGAATTTATTCGGTAaattattagaataataatCGCGAAAAATCTGAACGAATACACatttgttatttttatgaagCAACATACACACGTTGCTCTTAGTGTTcctaaatctagcgttaatactGCATAAACCTCGCGCAAACAagagaaaaatgaaaattttcaagATTCTTGGTAACAGGAGGAGAGATAAAATATCACATAGTAGAACGAACGTTAATGGATTGAGTCGGCCACAGAAGCTGCTTAAAAATTTCGAGAATCCGAATGGATTCTTTGTGCGAGTTTGATCCCCGGAGACCTTTTTCCGCCTCATCGAGCCATGCCCTAAATTCTCCTACAGTCTCTCTTCTTCCAGGGATGCAGAATTTGAGTATATCCTGTTCCCTAGTCTGCCTGATCATCTTGGGCACCGCGGTTTTGATAGGATTTTTCGGATTGTGCAGGCACCAACTATCCGCGGTTCTCGTCACCGGTGTGATGTACCTTCTGGCGGGTAAGTTGAACGATAGATCTCGTGGAAAGATCCGCGTGAACGGGATAATCACATTAACCGAGGAACAGTTTTGTTGGTACTGCGTGCTGCGGTTGCGGTCGGCAAGCTCGGTGACCGGGAGGATTCCTAAGCACTCGTCAAGTCGACCGCAAAATAAGCGGTTTGTTCGAGGAAGCCGGATAGTACTGTTATGCTGTTGCAACTCGATGAACTCGTGTTCTCGCTGCCTTCGTCCGTTTCATCCGCGGGAGCTTTCGAGATCTGTCCCCCGATGTTTATTTTATATGGAACAACGACCGGATCAATAGTCGCGGCCGTTCGATTTACATCTCCCTGTTGAATATTGCATCGAATTGTAACTCGAAGCGGActcatttcaatttcaattggaACGAGTCAATAGAACCTCGATTAGTTTTTACAAACCGGACCGGGGTGTTTCCTTCGCGCTGCAAGAGGCAAACGCTTCTTATCTCTGATAGGGTGCTCTTAGTTTCCGCGACTGACGAACATCGTTTTCTAGAATGCCTTCTACAAGTAGGGAGACGTTGTCCGACGAAAATGTCTATGGATATCTTTTGAGTTCGAAGGTCCTTGACCTAGAGCAATTGTTGCAGCCACGTTCGCATTGTTCACCCTGACGATAATTCATTTCAAGAGGGCCCAGGATCGGGGCACGAGGATACTGGACGGTCCAGAGGATGGTGTGATTGGTGGACCGGTTCCTAGGAACGTACTGAAGGCCAGACGCTTCAGCAGCTCGTGGAGCATGGATTTCGGTTGGGGTGGCGTCACCCTGTGCGCCCTCGCCTCTGTGGCGTGGATATTGCtcagcaaaatcatgcgtttcagcCCGGTCGCAGCAATAATAGCGTAGCAGTGGGAGGCCTTCGAGGTTTAAAGGTCGTTTCGAAGAGTTACGATAGTGTGTTTCGGTGTCGACGACCCTCCCGACGAGCTCTGACCACCGGGGTGGTACAGGCACGTTTTCTACGCAGGGAACATATTctctctgttctctctctcttgtatAGTTAATGCAGAGATCACGGGGAATTTTTTGATTAGACGACTCGCGATTAATCTCGCGGATTGTAATTAAGGGCCTGTGAGCGTTAATTATATCAGGAACGGAAAAGTTGCCGCGTTGACAAAACCTGGACACTCTTGGCGATTTCCAGGGGAGCTGGGGAACTAGGTCAGACATTGAAATGAATTTTGAGAGTATTTTTTCAGAATCGAAATCACTACTGAAACCGACCACCTCGAAGGCAAGAGGCTGCGCTTGCACGTCTACTGGAGGGTGCATGTGCATCGCGTATTTATTTGTCGACCTGTACTTAAGGTGCGGCAAGTAACCAGTACAATTTTTGTCCATCACACGGAATGCAATGTTTTGTACAATTTACCAAGTAATAGCTAGTTTCCGATAGGGGAAACACCAAGTAAACTGTATGAGCTGTACGAGCCAATTTGATCCTGCAAGGGCACACTGTTTTTCTTTGGAAATGTCCTAAGTGTGTTTTTACAAGGGATTCTAATTGGTTGTTTGATTCCAAAGGTCCTCCTAACGATATGGTTCTTTACTACAAAAGAAAAACATATACAGATGCATGATTAAGAGACAGTGTCTAGGTGAAAAGCTTTTGGAACAGAAGGAGTATTATGTTACGATAGTCTAGAACAGTACAGAACAGATGTATGCGTTTACCTCGGTTTTGATTTGCACACGAATTAGTCAATTAATGTGAAACCAAATAGTCTGTCTATTTAGACACATTTTTAACAGTCTCCTGTAATCTATTTTTTTATGAAGTAGCAACGGATATCTTATTGAGTTTCTTAAGAGGAAACACCGGTTTGGATATTTTAAGTACTTTCACAGGTTCTAGAGGCCGAAAGGATATTTGTTGAGGTTTTGCTTGAGAAATTTAACTACAGAGCATAATAAGATATAGATGCCTATAGTGTAATTCGATCGCCTTACAATAGAGAGATAAGCATGTTTGTAACACGCATAGCATAGAGTTAAACTTGTTCGAGCCAATGTAAGCAACGATAAGCGTGTCTgcaagaaaaaaaaattttagCTTTTGCTACAACTTGTTACAGCGAAAAAAGAGGACTTATGCCAACAAAAAAATATATCGTACACCAAGGATTGTGAATCGCAATTCGTCCATTAAGATTTAAGATACAATGATGTTTTCGATGGGAGCATCAAACTATACCCGGAGTTTGAGCATTGCTGGTCCAATGGGAAAGCAATCGAGGAGGATATAATGTGCAAATGCACTGGCAAAATTATGCTCCGGGTGTTTATTTAAACAAACCGCATTTTtctgataatattttcttgtcGCATTTTTTACCTGACCCTTGTTATTTGTTATATCAGAATTAATGTATCATAAAatgcaatataaataataagctATGTATAAACACAGATGCCCTTGACTTTTTACTTCTCCCACACAAAATCAAATGAACATTCCAGCACAGCATGACTTTTATCTCTCTCAGTCATAAAAAAAATGTATCTCAGAGTTTttttttgtaactaaatcacttgtgtaaGAACATTGAAAATCAATGCAACAGAGGAAGAGCAAATATAGCACGGATATTTGTTTCAAGAATAACACGAGTTATATTGTCAACGTTTTGGTCATTCTATGTATAAAAATAGTATTACAAAGCGTCCCATTCTTACGTATCTAACTCGTGGTTCTATAGACTTCTCGATGTGCATTTTACATATAATCTCAAAAGAGGAGAACGACTTATATGCCATAAATAATCGAAATCTACCGGAAAATTCAACGGTTAGAGGTTACAGAACGTAATATGTAGTTTGTTTAGTTAATTTTAGGTTATGTTTGTTAAACGGATTTCACAAAAATATGGATCCTCGGTGGGCAAACACACGCACACAACGTTACGATGCGATACGACGACGAACATTTGAACACGTGACCAGTCGTTccgcgtgtgtgtgtgcgtgcgtgtgtgtaaCGCGGGACACGCTAAACACAGTGTTCAATAACATTCTACTATACATATGCATGCACCAACACGTCACGTCTGTTCATGGATTCAAACAGATTACTATTTTTTGTAGTGGTAAACAACAAAGGTAGTAGAAGCGTGAACCGAACGGTGCTCGAGAATGTACGTACAAAAATACACCGCGCGTTACGACCAGTATTGTTCTGTAAAACCGTTCGAATGAAAGTAGCCTTATTTTTCGAACCTGTTAGGTGCTTGTTCCTTTCAAATCATTATTCCTACGAATACCGTTTGCTGTACGGTGCTCCAGTCCAAGAAAACAATGCTGGATAGCAGATATTAAGATAATATGTCCTCTTACCTTGAATTTGTTGGTTTAACTGGGTGTTTGACGGTTTCTCAACGACAGACACACTTTCACTGTTTCTTCGAAGGTTCTCCTAAGTTGTGATTCGATCGTTTGAACGTAAACTTTATGTAAGTACAAACAGCCAGGTAGATCGAATGGGACGGGACGACCGTTATGCCAAACAACGGTTTATTACCGGCACGCGTACACTTGTACGAGCGTCAAGCACACAGAAACGAGGCGGATGCAACGATGTGAACGACACGCTCGGTGCGCATGTGGTGCGCATGCGCCCTCGTTTTGCCGCCATTTCCTGCTAAAGGCGGGATTGGTTTGTCTTAGAAATATTACCAtttgaaatcaattatttattgtaataatatatatacttcaatTGAATATTAAATCAGAAAAAATGCGATCATTTTGATTTCCAAGGACGTAACAATTGAAATCTAGAGTATTAGTTCCACGGTCTCGAATAGATACTAAGCGACATGTCTCCGTCTAGCTTAGTTCGATATATCGAACTAGACAGATAGAATTATATAGATtttctataaataaattttacccACTTTTTCAATTACCGTTGTTATTCTGAAAATGACAGAATGTGAATAGCACAAGAATAGGAAGCTTAAAAAATAGTGtgtgaatattatatttaacagATTCATAGATCGATATATTTCGAGAATCGCAATCTGCGTAATGTACGCTTTTTGAATTTTTGCGCAGCCTCCATTCGACGATTGCCGCACTCATTAGAAGCTGTCCCGCAGTGTCCTGATTTTTTGAAGAAATTTTGTGTTTATTGATTAGGAGTAGGTAAATATGCATCACATATCGATTATTAATCTATCAAGAATAGGTGGCATTGTTATCTAAAATAATCATCGCGAATATTCGATTATATCTTGCATAAATGATGAAGTATCAGCAACAGGCTGTTGCTTGCTGCTACCCCTAATGAATTAACGCcagaataatagaaatttctataattaattgaaattatcaTTTACCCGGGTTTAATAAAGGAAAATATACACGTTAACCTATTAGCGTAACATAAAATATGACATTATCGTATCAGATCGGTGCCGGTAGACAGACCTCAAAATGGCTACCGGTTCTATTCCGAATTTTCGATCTATCTAAAATCGGCGGCCATTTTGGTTTGCACTAAACTGTTCCCGCGCATTGAAATTTTTGCTCCGTGGTTTTTAGGAAAAAAACTATGCCAAAAGTGAGTGTTTCGTGGATCCATCGGTATGAAAAGGATCCTGGAAACAAGATCTAGTAAGTAATATAATAGGTTGAGACCCAATACATTTTTTACTCTAAGAAAATAGTAAAATGTATAGCATAGTCGATTACTTGTTTCAAGCTTGGGACACGGCAACCTCTACGaaccaaaaaaaaagaagagactGTGTTCACGCTGAATCCTGCTATCACAGAAGACGAAAATAACGTCGATCATCAACGGTGAGTGTTTCCACAATCCATCTCTTTTTATTCAATGCTTTatattttttcgaaatttcatACAAAGAGTCACAGAAATAAGATATCAAAATAGTCGTTGCACTgcgaagcaaaatgatatgaaGTAATAAAGCAAATATGAAATTTGTTCGTTCGATTTCcggatattatatttaaaaagtcGAGCGCTTAAAGTGTAATTATCCGGTGATATCCGGCAATTCGTTTTTAACGAGGCTACTGTTGCCGTCCAGAGTGCTCTTAACCGAGATTCGACTATTAGATTTCTCGAGTATTTGTGGGAATTTCAACTTTTCCGAGGTAATATTCATCCCTTGTTCGCCGTTATCCTCGCTAAGTAGTTCCTTCTTGCGAGTTGCGAAcaatttctccttaatttgcGTCGTGGCGTGTTGCTTCCGGTTATGGTACTCTTTCCAGCAACATTGGAAGCTAGTGAACGCATTGTTCCAGATACACAGCTCCTCCACTGGAGGaagaaattttatttaacactGACTGGCTTCTCTTGATTGCAGAATTAACCCTAGGAAAACTGAGACTGTCCTTAGAGATAACATTTTTACCAAATTAAAAACCAAGGAAGGCATTGCAAATAGGAATTATATCATTCTTTTATGGAACAACCACTTTCTAATAAGTAGATTGAGATAGAAATCACTTTCTAAATTGTTCTAAGAAAATCGACATAAGAACACAGGCTTTATAAATTGTTCTATAAAGATCAGAAGGAGAGTCTTCCCGAGGCTAATAAGTACCGTGTTCTTTGTACCGAATAAAATAATTGTCATGGCCAAGAACGCGCCAGCTGGCAACGTAACGTTAGGCAAAAGCGCGATGACCAGGTTCAAAATAGCTGGTCCCTCGCACAATGCCATTCCCTTCATGGTGTTCAGCAGCCATGGCACATAGAGATAAGGGATACCATACTTATCGCCGAGGGACATCATAAGCGTGGTTATCAGTCCTGCGGCTATATTCGTCACTAGTATCACGATCTTCAAATCTGCAAACAACGTGATACTTTGCTGAGGACATTTTTCCGCTAGATAAGCGAAAGAGGGCACTCGAGTTCTATCTAGACTATCAAATAATTTTTAACAGCATCGAGATATCAGTTCCGAGAAAGAGAAGTTTAGCACAGTTCGATTAGAAAGTTTCTTGGATAGGGGAAAATAGGATTCGAGTAGATTGAAGTTTGCCGGGATAAAGACACTCGAGGAAGGTAACGTTCGAAGTCTCGTAGGTGATTTATTATTCAAGTATCGTTACTGAAACTTCGCCGGAAAAGAGCATTAAAGGCGGCGGATTTGGTTGTTGCGTTCCCCAAGGGGGTTCGGCCTCCGGCTTCGAACACGATCGAGCTGAGACAATGTGTCGTGAAGCGGATTATAGCCAGGTATAGCGCTCCTACCTGCGATAACGTTAGGTATATTGATCGCGAACATTAAATCGGGAGCATTATGCGAGAATCCGGGCAGTACGTTTGTACCTTGCAAATGGACTTTTTAACTTCGGTTACTTTTCGTTCATTATCTTTGGAGCAGTTTGGAGTCTCTTTCAATTTAAGTGCCATTTTTTCCGGATCTGTTTCTTGTTTGGTTAACTTATCCACGTGTTGTACGTCGCTCGGCCGTAATAAGTTAACAAAGAAACACGCAATCTGCAATTTCACGTCGGTGTCGCAATCGCAGTCTGTCCTTTATTGAATACACGAACGTGTGTCTACACGGTGAACgttttacaataatttaaacGGCGAGGAATGGCAGGCGACATTAACTTGACTGGCTCGAGAAAGTGAACGGCTAACGAGATAGCCGAGCCTGTTTATGGAACAGACAAAACACTTGCAACCAATTGTGCACGGTTAGAAAGGACAGCAACAGTTCGTCGCGTTTCACGTGGAGCCCGTCCAAAAATACTCGAACACAGAACACGATCACTTCGACGATGATTACGCACAGTTGCATTAGCAACCAGGGTGTATGCAGCATTGGGTATTCCTAGAACAATGCAACAGCGCTCGATACCGTTCAGTTTGCAGAGAAATCCTGTCGAAGCCACTTACGGTTATCGCGCCTAACACGATCAACGTGTAGTGTTCTATCCCCAGTATCGAAGTCATCAGCTTTAGGTCCCTTTCCACTTCTAAGGGAACTAAAAAAGTTGCCAATCGTTAGTGAACGCGATGTTATACAATACGGTGCAATACGTAGGGATTTTTCTGAATGGGAGTTATCACTTTGTTAAGTGAGTTCGAGAGGTCCCAAGTGATCATTGAAGTTTTTAGGGAATTCGATTTCTCAATTTTCAGGGATTCTTAAAGGAATTTGGGGTCTCTTCAAGAAGTTTGTGAAATTTTAAAGAGAAAAGTGTTCTGCAAGGAATTCGAAGGATTCTCGAAGATCCAACTGTGGAAAACTGCGGTCTTTTTAAATGAATTGTTCAACGTACCAGATTCCTTGGCTCTGCAATGGGATATTTGCTTCTCATTGTCAGACCTCGTCACGGAGTTGCTATTCATTATTCGAACAATATCGAATGCCGTAATGACCTAGCAATTCATATCATTGTTAGCATTTCAAGTTGCAGAAATCGATACTCGGCGAACGAAATCAGCGTAAATATTCCTTCTACTTTCATACGAAGCTAGCGATACACATATACGAACTCGGTCAGCGTTCATTTATGCAGAAACAATTAATGGGTATTACGATCGACTAACGGTCCCAATGAGGCCCAGCAGGATCACGAAGATCGAGTGTCCCATCATGTAATGGTCGCACAGGTTGCACGCCAGGTATCCGATCCGCTAAAAAGAGGTCGCAATCATTATCATCTATTTTCTCGTCAATATCCACAATCTTCTAATCAAAGCATGATTGACTTCGTCGAATTTCATCGTGGTAACAACTGCAAATTCTAGTCATGCTATTCATTCGaaattaataacaattaaaCTTCGGAGAAGCGACTGACTAGAGGTCCACCCGGCTCGGTAAGTTTTCGTCTATTTCGGATTCTCATAGTGGTTGAGGTTAATTAAATAGACGGaagtattttcttaattttatttccACTAACGTGCACGCGTTGCCGCGCGAAGGAGCCAAAAAGCTAACTCTTTATTTCGGTAACGGGGTTTTCAAAATTGTTTGATCGATCTCTTCGTCTTCTATCGTTCGAGATCTCTTTCCCACGACGAGGAACACAATACCGTGACGTTAAAAAGACGTGCGATCGTGtgtacacacacatacacgtcGAATCATCGATATTTACCGAATTTCTATTGCTCCCTATGATCGATGTCACAGAGGAAAGCAGGGAACGTTTCCGACGACGCgccattttctatatttttctgtGTTTCAAATTCACCGAAAATTTGACCATTTTTTACGGGGTCTTTATTACCGAAATTTGCCTTGGCAGGTTATACAGTACAATTTTCCAAATTCACAGATCCTCGCGAACAATCTGAATAACGACAAACACATACTCGACCGCGTTTCACTTCAGGCAACAATTTCGGCCATTTTCGATGttcataaaaatacaaaaaaggaGTAAAAATACACACGATGAACTATCATTTCGATCAGATCGCAAACGTGTTCGGGAACCAGGCGACAGTAAGTCGAAATTTATTAACGACAGTCCGGTAGAATTTCTTGCTACGCTGCAATCATTTTCCTCAGAGAAAAAGTCGCGATCCCCATAATCGGAAAATTGGTAAGTCTTACGCAGAGCTGAAAGACAAAACGTTCGTTAACAATAACGTACACGAGAAAGAAGTGCTGCGAGTTTGTCAAGCTTTATTGTTGTCCACGTGTGTCCTGCTGTTGAGTTACCACAGCATTTTCCATGGCCGAAGCGAGTTTAGCATCCTGCAAAATGGCCAAATCGTTCAGGGATACAAGCACAAGGCTGTGGTCAATTTGAGCTTGGGTTATTCCGCACCGTACTCGTCGGTTTGCTTCCTGGCGATCGGTATGCTCGCCTATTCCCTTGTCTCGGTGAGAAGCACTATGGTTACTTAGGTATTACCGTAGATTTAAGTACCACGATCTCCTGTGCCCTTTTAATTAACAATCAGCGCATTGCTCGTTGAACGAAATCGTAATCAAATTAATCTGTTATAAAGAGATGGTAGAACAGTAAGAACAGTGGATTCGATAGGGAAAGTATCGAAGTTGATCAATAATGAATTGTTAATCGCTACAGAAGAAGCCACACTGGAGCCTACCATCGATAGTCCTCTATCTGGCTGACATGGTGTACGATATCAGTGGCGTAGTAGTGGCGATTTGGTTGTTTTTCACAAATTTATCGCTGCCAACAGCCGTGGCTTACGCGACAGCATCTATAATATTGATGCGTACGTTTCGATTCCTTGACTTAttaatcctaaaaaaaaaaggaactaATTGCAAACAGGACAATTTTTTGAAGCAGATACATATTTTTAGAAATGATCTTTCCACCGATTAATACTTCCTCGATATATTTTCACCAGTCGCAGATATCTGGATATGGTTAGGCGTGCTCAGACTCTACGAACAACGAACCTTCAAATAACCATTAAATCTCGGACAAAATTCAAGGAAAATACAAAACAGACAATCGTTTCGTAAGAATGTTTCTCCATCCTTTATATACTACAATGTACACatgcttgaataaagaagtGAATCGTCAAGTGATGAGACTGTGCGAATCGGGATCGTCCTTGGTCAGGACACTAGAGTAGACAGTGGGACAGTCCAAAGAATCTGTTGAACACTTTGCACCTGTATCGAAATTCCTTACCTCTGGGCAATAATATAACCTAAAATTGAAAGATCATAATCAATCTTTCGATCTGGGTCACCGTCGGTTCGAAGCTTGaagatttattaaaattgtcgaggaaaattcgttcgaatTTTGTTGCAAAAGATCATTCGCTTGTTTCTCTATCGGTTTGTGAATTCTCTGATACGTCTCACCTGGGACAGTATTTCCTGAGGGCCTCGTTAATCGTGAACTTGCCGTCGAACTTCGTCTTCGATATTTCCTGCACAAGAAATCCCATGAACGCCTGACAAGGCACCGCGGTCGCCTGAATGTCGTTATCAGGCTCGATCGTCGCCAGCTGATCGGGCACGCAACGATCCTTCTCGCCGCTGAAAATCGCAACAGGTTTCACGCGTTTCCCCAAAAAACGATATCGCTTCTGTCGCCGACACTCACTTGCACAGGAACCGTTTCACGGTGTCCAGAGCGCAGAACATGCTCGGCTTCACCGCGATTCCAGGAACGCTCCAGAGCAGCTGCGCCTTCGCAGCCAGTTCGAGAACATCGTCGTCCAGACTTTTCGCGACCCTCGACAACTTCGAGCTGAATCGATACGATTAGATTCGGTGGAACGCGTTTCACTGCATCCGCTCTGTACAGAGTAATGTCTCACCCTTTGAAGAATCTGCCGACAGAGAGATCGACGGTCTTTATATTGGGGTTCGCGATTCTCAATCGTTCCTTGATGCGATCCTCCGGAGTTGGCGAGGATCTTTCGGCTGGACGCGAATCAGTCGCGAGAGATTCGTTCGCATTTGTGCTTGCTCGAGTTTCGATCGGATCGTCCGGTTGGTTCCCAAGAGGTTCTTCTCTCAGGAGATTTATTAGATGCAGCTGTAGGTTCGGTTTGGATTAGTGTTGCGACGCGAAGCGGACGGGGTTTAGTGGTTTGAATAATTACGCTCAAGTCGGGATGCTTGCGGGCTGCTGTCTCGACGTAACAAAATTCCCTGGTGGACCAATTCCGGTGACCCAGTTTCAGGAAGTACACGTTCGACGACTCCTTGACGTCCAAGATTCGGCTGGTTTCGATTCTGAAATTGCGATCGCGTCGCTGCTAATTGTTCTGAGACGCGTCGTTCCTAATTGGGATGCAATTTGATTCTCCCAGATCGAATTTCTCGTTTCATCTCATAGAGAGCTGTGCAATCGACCGCACGGTATCGAATGGAAAGCGTAAATGATTTTGTGAACGCGTTAAAAGGCGAATCGTTATCTTCGTTATCAAGATAATTAGATTAACTGCGAGCGATAAGTGCAAACGATCGAACTGCAATTGTCGTGCAATAATTCGAATCATACCGACACCTGTTTCCGACGACGCTGGGCAGAGAAACGGCTACCATGACAAACGTCAGCAAGACCATGCTGGCGATAATTAGGCAAACTGCCAAAAACGCGCGGAATAGATCCGCCGGCCATTTCCTCAGCTGGTTCACCACGCCTTTTATTATCGGCGTGCCGACGTCTTCGGGAATCCCTTGATACCTCGCGTCGTAGAGAAGCGAGACGTCCTCGCCGAAAGGATCTACGAGGATTTCCAATGATTGCGAGTGCTCGCGAGGACCGTCGCGGCGTGTTCATCCGTTCAAAGGACACACGAAACTTTTCCgaagaatatatatatgtatcacAAACTGCGTTTCGTATCTAAAAATATTCGACCGCCCGCGCTGCGGTAGACTCgaaactgcggatttgatgcatttacgtGCACGCACATAATTTTTTGCTGGCGTGTTCCATTTTACCTTCGACTAGCTCGCTCTTCGCGAGGATCATTGTTCACGTGATCGAATATTTTTAAACCGTAGCGTAGTTTGTGTTCGTGATTTCCACAGCGACTTAC harbors:
- the LOC117226061 gene encoding uncharacterized protein LOC117226061 isoform X2; the encoded protein is MMGHSIFVILLGLIGTVITAFDIVRIMNSNSVTRSDNEKQISHCRAKESVPLEVERDLKLMTSILGIEHYTLIVLGAITEYPMLHTPWLLMQLCVIIVEVIVFCVRVFLDGLHVKRDELLLSFLTVHNWLQVFCLFHKQARLSR
- the LOC117226062 gene encoding uncharacterized protein LOC117226062 isoform X2; translated protein: MNYHFDQIANVFGNQATRKSRDPHNRKIGKSYAELKDKTFVNNNVHEKEVLRVCQALLLSTCVLLLSYHSIFHGRSEFSILQNGQIVQGYKHKAVVNLSLGYSAPYSSVCFLAIGMLAYSLVSKKPHWSLPSIVLYLADMVYDISGVVVAIWLFFTNLSLPTAVAYATASIILMQMIFPPINTSSIYFHQSQISGYG
- the LOC117226062 gene encoding uncharacterized protein LOC117226062 isoform X3, which translates into the protein MNYHFDQIANVFGNQATRKSRDPHNRKIGKSYAELKDKTFVNNNVHEKEVLRVCQALLLSTCVLLLSYHSIFHGRSEFSILQNGQIVQGYKHKAVVNLSLGYSAPYSSVCFLAIGMLAYSLVSKKPHWSLPSIVLYLADMVYDISGVVVAIWLFFTNLSLPTAVAYATASIILMLADIWIWLGVLRLYEQRTFK
- the LOC117226061 gene encoding uncharacterized protein LOC117226061 isoform X1, with the protein product MARRRKRSLLSSVTSIIGSNRNSRIGYLACNLCDHYMMGHSIFVILLGLIGTVITAFDIVRIMNSNSVTRSDNEKQISHCRAKESVPLEVERDLKLMTSILGIEHYTLIVLGAITEYPMLHTPWLLMQLCVIIVEVIVFCVRVFLDGLHVKRDELLLSFLTVHNWLQVFCLFHKQARLSR
- the LOC143258716 gene encoding uncharacterized protein LOC143258716, with protein sequence MALKLKETPNCSKDNERKVTEVKKSICKVGALYLAIIRFTTHCLSSIVFEAGGRTPLGNATTKSAAFNALFRRSFNLKIVILVTNIAAGLITTLMMSLGDKYGIPYLYVPWLLNTMKGMALCEGPAILNLVIALLPNVTLPAGAFLAMTIILFVEELCIWNNAFTSFQCCWKEYHNRKQHATTQIKEKLFATRKKELLSEDNGEQGMNITSEKLKFPQILEKSNSRISVKSTLDGNSSLVKNELPDITG
- the LOC117226062 gene encoding uncharacterized protein LOC117226062 isoform X1, producing MNYHFDQIANVFGNQATRKSRDPHNRKIGKSYAELKDKTFVNNNVHEKEVLRVCQALLLSTCVLLLSYHSIFHGRSEFSILQNGQIVQGYKHKAVVNLSLGYSAPYSSVCFLAIGMLAYSLVSKKPHWSLPSIVLYLADMVYDISGVVVAIWLFFTNLSLPTAVAYATASIILMRTFRFLDLLILKKKGTNCKQDNFLKQIHIFRNDLSTD
- the LOC117226008 gene encoding uncharacterized protein LOC117226008; its protein translation is MEPTRVPRAPDPRLVFLIGTLALTFAATGLLCGAIMSDHWEEVSWNKAALTHANVTLKWYLDGQVAMLEPASGHRNHRPGRRPTFLVPMYGGIWIMCVSLTEEEIRLLGQVDFPQQRCINYLTPDEAHEEIRAAWQNRMQNLSISCSLVCLIILGTAVLIGFFGLCRHQLSAVLVTGVMYLLAATFALFTLTIIHFKRAQDRGTRILDGPEDGVIGGPVPRNVLKARRFSSSWSMDFGWGGVTLCALASVAWILLSKIMRFSPVAAIIA